CTATGGATACGACTCGGATAATAATCTCGCCTCCGTAACGGATCCGAAAGGGAACGTGACCAAGTACGGCGATACAAGTGGAGAATTGACAAGTGTAACCACGCCAAACGGAAACACCTATTCAATATCCTATGACTCAAATGGCCGCGTCTTGGGTGAAACCGACCCATCGGGTAAGAGCGAGAGCGTGAGCTATGGCAATGGTACGGTCACGCTCACTGATCCACAGGGTATCGAAACGCAATGGACGTATGACGATGACCACTTGACAACGCAGAAGGTGCTCGACCCAAGTGGGTTGGATCGGAAGTGGAGTTACGTATACAACGAGTTTGGTGAAGTGACGCAGGCGACGGATCCGCTCGGCAATGTGACGAAAAACGCATACGACGACTGGGGGCAACCCACGTCTGTTACGGACCCCAACGGGAATACAACGCAGGTTTCACATCCAGACTCTGCGTACGGTTCGGTTGACCATGAGGTGTCGAGTCTCACCCTGCCAAACGGAGGCAAGTACCAGTTCCAGTACGACCAAAACCATGACCAGACGACGGCGCTGACGCCGCAGTACCAGACAGCAGGCGCGGGCTACAATTCGAATGGGACAGTGTCCTCGGGTACGTACCCCATCTCGACTGCCAGCAATCTACTCGAAAACAACAGTGTCGAAGAGTGGTCGGGCGGGTTGCCTGTGGATTGGTCCGAGCAGGGACCTAGCCACACGGATACACAGTCCTCTGATGCATTGTTCGGAGGGTCATCCTGGGAAGTGTCCAACCTTTCGTCTGCGTCCAGCGTGTCGTTGTATCCAGGAACAGCAACCTATCCCATCTCGGATTTGCCGAGTACATCGACGGGACTTGCGTTTGAGGTATACGCGAAGGCCAGCAGTCTCGCCGCAGCCAAAACGACACGGGTAAAGTTCAACTTCTACGACAGCAGTGACAACTATGATGGCGAAGTGGATGGCGCTGTTCTTCCTGTTGGCGGGGAATGGTATCAACTGACTGTGGTGGCACCGAAGGTGTCTTTCCCTTCGGGCGCGGTGTACTACCGGCCCATTATTGTTACGCAGCCAGGTTCCGGGGATAATGTCAAGTTTGACGCCGCGGACCTCGTCGGCTATGACTTGGCGCCGCAGTATAACGCAATATTGAACGGAGATTTCAACAGCTCAAACGGAGACCTTTACGATTGGGGATATACGGGTTCGGTCAGCGTCGTTTCCAATTCGAGCGCGGATGTTGGGAACCACACCTCTGCAGATACGACTTTTGGCCCTTTGCAAAACGTGGCACAAATCGTCCCCGGGTAGCGCATGGGCCGGAATGTACCCAAGTGACAGCAATATGTATATCCCATACGTCAAAGGTCAGACGTACACCATCGGCGGGCTCGTGAAGGGGCTGGACGCCACCGGGAGCTATATCGACTTGAAATTTCTGGCTTCTGACAAAACGACGGTCCTTGGCGGTGTGAACACGCCTACCCAGAGTGGGACATTTGGATGGCAGTACCTGACAGCTACACTTCCTGCAAATTACACTGTGCCATCTGGCACGGCATATATCATGCCAGAATTCATGACTGCGCCAACGAGCAGCAGCACGCCATCTGACGCAAAGACCTGGTTTGCCGAGATGCGCCTTTCCATCGACCCGAGCACGAGTACGTATGGGTATGATTCATCAGGGAATTTCATGACGTCTTCCACCGACCCGCTTGGGAACAAGACTCAGTATTCGAATGACCCATTTGGAGATGTCACGCAAGTCACCGATCCGATTGGAAACTCGATATCGCTGACGTATGAATCAGATCACAACCTGAGCACGCAAATGTCTACCCCAGATAACCTGCAGGTTGGGTATACGTATGACGGGGATGGCAACATCACACAAGTGAAAGAAACTTCAAGCGATGGCAGTACCACCTATGCGACCAATACGTCGACGTACAACAGTCTAGATCAACTGACCGCATCTACGGATGCACTTGGAAATCAAACTACGTATGCGTACGACGCCGATGGGAATCTGATCAGCACGACCCTGCCAGATGGGCACACCATCGGAGCAACGTACGATCATGCAGGGGAACAGACTGCCGTAAACGTGGATGGAACGACAGCGAATCAGTTTGCCTACGATGCGGACGGCGACCTTACATCGATCAGCAACAGCAACGGATCGACCACCCTTGCCTACGACAAGAACGGGAATATCACGAGCCAGACGGATAGCACGGGTTCTCAGTCCTTTACCTATAACAAGGACAATTCTTTGACTTCGCTTGCTGCGAGCATCGGTGGCACGACCATCACCACGAACTTCAATCTTGACAATCAGGATGATGTCACATCCATCACGAACGGAAGCGGTACGAAGCTTGCGACCTACAATTACAATGAGCAGGGGCTAAATGACACAATTGTGCTCGGGGATGGACTAAAAGAGGCTTTTAAGTACGACGGCGACCTGCGTTTGCAATCCCTCGTCATCGAAAACGGGGCCGGTTCCGCTGTCGGGGACTATGAGTACACGTACGATGCGGATGGAAACCTTACCAAAGTGGTAAACGGCCAGGACGGGTCAACCCTCGCGTCGTACAGCTATGATGCGATGAATCGCCTGACAAAAGAAGTTACGCCAGGCGGAGATACGATTGCCTACACATACGACCCAATGGGGAATATCACAGCAAAAACGGTGACGCCGAGTGGTTCCACTACCTCAACGACGACCAATTATACGTACAATGCGGATAATGAACTCACAGCCGTGGGCAGCCAGGCGTATACGTATGATCCGAACGGCGAACTTACCAGCGACGGCACCAACACTTATAAATGGAATGAACTTGGCGAACTCACAGAGGTGGACAACAGTTCCGGCCCCATTGCAACGTACACCTACGATGCTCTGGGGCGTCGAGTGAGCGAAACGGCGGGCGGGAATACCACGAAGTTTTTCTATCAGGGGGAGACCGATGAGGTAACCTACGAAACAGACGGAAACGGCAATCTGCTCCAGTCGTACACCTACGGACCAAATGGCGAGCCGTTGACGCTTACGACTTGGAGCGGTGGAACAGGTACTACGTACTACTACGTGGAAAACGGTCACGGCGACGTGGTTGCCTTGACCGACACAAGCGGCAACATCGTGGCACAATATACCTATGACGCTTGGGGAAATATCCTGAGCAGTTCTGGAACGCTCGCATCGACGAACCCATATCGGTATGCCGGTGACCGCTGGGATGACGCAGTTGGGATGTATTACCTGAATGCAAGGTATTACGCCCCGACCCAGATGCGGTTTATTAGCCAAGACCCACTAGGTGGGTCGATAAACGAATATACTTATGCCGATGACAGCCCGGTTATGGAGACGGATCCGACTGGTGAATTTGGGGCTGGGGTCTTGGGCTTAACTGGGCTCGCGGATTTGGCAGGATTCGATGCAATAGCTGGATGGGTACCCGTCGTAGGTTGGGCTGCAGTGGGCGTCACTGCAGTGTGG
Above is a genomic segment from Alicyclobacillus cycloheptanicus containing:
- a CDS encoding RHS repeat-associated core domain-containing protein; translation: MYIPYVKGQTYTIGGLVKGLDATGSYIDLKFLASDKTTVLGGVNTPTQSGTFGWQYLTATLPANYTVPSGTAYIMPEFMTAPTSSSTPSDAKTWFAEMRLSIDPSTSTYGYDSSGNFMTSSTDPLGNKTQYSNDPFGDVTQVTDPIGNSISLTYESDHNLSTQMSTPDNLQVGYTYDGDGNITQVKETSSDGSTTYATNTSTYNSLDQLTASTDALGNQTTYAYDADGNLISTTLPDGHTIGATYDHAGEQTAVNVDGTTANQFAYDADGDLTSISNSNGSTTLAYDKNGNITSQTDSTGSQSFTYNKDNSLTSLAASIGGTTITTNFNLDNQDDVTSITNGSGTKLATYNYNEQGLNDTIVLGDGLKEAFKYDGDLRLQSLVIENGAGSAVGDYEYTYDADGNLTKVVNGQDGSTLASYSYDAMNRLTKEVTPGGDTIAYTYDPMGNITAKTVTPSGSTTSTTTNYTYNADNELTAVGSQAYTYDPNGELTSDGTNTYKWNELGELTEVDNSSGPIATYTYDALGRRVSETAGGNTTKFFYQGETDEVTYETDGNGNLLQSYTYGPNGEPLTLTTWSGGTGTTYYYVENGHGDVVALTDTSGNIVAQYTYDAWGNILSSSGTLASTNPYRYAGDRWDDAVGMYYLNARYYAPTQMRFISQDPLGGSINEYTYADDSPVMETDPTGEFGAGVLGLTGLADLAGFDAIAGWVPVVGWAAVGVTAVWGGYEVWHHSHSSGRNYSYAQNKKHAKEQIDSLEDVIQEHEEKIRENPNSSARHSSARRHWEHEIRVAQGKIAKLKKRWNIK